The following coding sequences are from one Crateriforma spongiae window:
- a CDS encoding FG-GAP repeat domain-containing protein, whose translation MKILKPPHRLLLLIAAVSLVTYSTASAQDTKYFTDVTETHVPQDAFAHLLDAEFGDVDNDGDLDVVAALEFSANRLYLNEGGGKLTWKKGVFQEKKHDNEEVKLADFDNDGNLDAIFVAEEGGNHEFYLGNGDGTFRDVTDRLPARSIANDVFVADINGDKLLDVIVANTGNPRPAGSEKQPEWESIQQNFLWLGDGTGKLKNVTSANLPTIDDSTQDIEAADLDGDGDLDLVVGNEVPTNRLLINDGSGKFTDQPKRLELKEPLETREVVLFDADGDGDKDVLFANLTSNNGAWKKNPQARLLINDGSGNFNDETELRMPANKFSSYDAGVVDFDRDGDLDILLCAIDIPGFRPLRVHAYRNDGKGNFRDVTKDVIPSATTGLTWDIEVGDLNGDGIQDVFVGGWGTQARLLLGKTD comes from the coding sequence ATGAAGATTCTCAAACCACCCCACAGGCTGTTGCTGCTGATCGCTGCGGTATCGCTCGTGACATACTCGACGGCATCCGCGCAAGACACCAAATACTTCACTGACGTGACGGAGACACACGTTCCTCAAGATGCGTTCGCCCATCTGTTGGACGCTGAATTTGGCGACGTCGATAACGACGGCGATCTGGACGTCGTGGCCGCTTTGGAGTTCAGTGCCAATCGACTCTACCTGAACGAAGGAGGCGGGAAGCTGACTTGGAAGAAGGGCGTGTTTCAGGAGAAGAAGCACGACAACGAGGAAGTGAAGCTTGCTGATTTCGACAATGATGGAAATCTCGATGCGATTTTTGTTGCCGAGGAAGGCGGGAATCATGAGTTCTATCTCGGCAACGGCGACGGCACCTTCCGTGATGTCACTGACCGCCTGCCGGCCCGTAGCATCGCGAACGATGTTTTCGTGGCAGATATCAATGGCGACAAGCTCCTTGACGTGATTGTTGCCAATACCGGCAACCCGCGACCTGCCGGCTCTGAAAAACAGCCGGAATGGGAAAGCATTCAACAGAATTTTCTGTGGCTTGGCGACGGAACTGGAAAACTTAAGAACGTCACCTCCGCCAACTTGCCAACAATCGACGACTCAACACAGGACATTGAAGCGGCCGATCTGGACGGAGATGGCGATCTGGATTTGGTCGTCGGCAACGAAGTTCCGACGAATCGACTTTTGATCAACGACGGAAGCGGGAAATTTACCGACCAGCCAAAACGCCTGGAGTTGAAGGAGCCATTGGAAACGCGCGAAGTCGTATTGTTCGATGCCGACGGAGATGGTGACAAGGACGTACTGTTCGCCAATCTGACCAGTAACAACGGAGCCTGGAAGAAAAACCCACAAGCTCGACTGCTGATCAACGATGGTTCCGGCAACTTCAACGATGAAACCGAACTTAGGATGCCAGCGAACAAGTTCTCATCCTATGACGCGGGTGTGGTCGATTTCGATCGCGACGGTGACTTGGACATTTTGCTTTGCGCAATCGACATCCCCGGTTTCCGACCGCTGCGAGTTCATGCTTATCGCAATGATGGGAAAGGCAACTTCCGCGATGTCACTAAAGATGTAATTCCAAGTGCAACAACCGGACTCACCTGGGATATCGAAGTTGGTGACTTGAACGGTGACGGAATACAGGATGTGTTCGTCGGCGGCTGGGGAACACAGGCTCGTTTGTTGCTGGGAAAAACTGATTAG
- a CDS encoding sigma-54-dependent transcriptional regulator, which translates to MSKSAIEISLIIIDDDADFRSLTARTLRKFGHTVEDCESGEAALELFDRHSFDVAIVDLSMPGMSGLELLGHIKERAGETESVMLTGEATVRTAVEAMKAGAHDYLSKPVEMDELRVVIEKAYQASRLRKENRQLKVALERTRPTFDMIGESAAMNEVLRLIERAGPTDKPILIQGESGTGKELVAQALHQASAVADKPMITINCAALPEQLLESELFGHEKGAFTGATSAKPGLFEVADGGTLFVDEIGELAPSLQAKFLRVLEDGSLRRVGSTKERKVNVRIISATNRDMEQEVKNGRFREDLYYRIDVLTLRLPPLRQRQDDIKLLAVHFAGDDWQIEPNAMKAIQNYSWPGNVRQLINAIERAKILADDEVIKVGNLPEVVASCAPGEPAPASDSTSEAGDDLDSIQRVHIAELMAREEGNKARVARLLGVSRRTLYRLLEKYEIPTQVSHSDAE; encoded by the coding sequence GTGAGTAAGTCCGCCATCGAAATATCGCTCATTATCATTGACGACGATGCGGACTTCCGTTCACTGACGGCCCGAACGCTTCGCAAATTTGGTCACACCGTTGAAGACTGCGAATCCGGTGAGGCCGCGCTTGAGTTGTTTGACCGGCACAGTTTCGATGTTGCCATCGTCGACCTGTCGATGCCAGGCATGTCGGGGCTCGAATTGCTGGGCCACATCAAAGAGCGGGCCGGCGAGACCGAATCGGTGATGCTGACCGGTGAAGCCACGGTTCGCACAGCCGTCGAAGCGATGAAGGCGGGCGCTCATGATTACCTGAGCAAACCGGTCGAGATGGACGAACTAAGAGTCGTCATCGAAAAGGCGTATCAGGCCAGCCGCCTGCGCAAAGAGAACCGTCAACTCAAAGTGGCTCTCGAACGTACGCGGCCGACTTTCGACATGATCGGCGAATCGGCGGCGATGAATGAGGTGCTGCGACTGATTGAACGAGCCGGCCCAACGGACAAGCCGATACTGATTCAAGGTGAAAGCGGAACGGGAAAGGAACTTGTCGCGCAAGCTCTGCATCAGGCAAGTGCCGTTGCAGACAAACCGATGATTACGATTAACTGTGCCGCTCTGCCCGAGCAACTGCTGGAAAGCGAATTGTTCGGACACGAGAAGGGAGCCTTTACCGGTGCGACCAGTGCCAAGCCGGGCTTGTTTGAAGTGGCCGATGGCGGAACATTGTTTGTTGATGAGATCGGAGAACTCGCTCCGTCGTTGCAGGCCAAGTTCCTTCGCGTGCTGGAAGACGGTTCACTTCGACGCGTCGGTTCGACGAAAGAACGTAAGGTCAACGTTCGCATCATCAGTGCGACCAATCGGGACATGGAACAGGAAGTCAAGAACGGTCGATTCAGAGAAGATTTGTACTATCGCATCGATGTGCTGACGCTGCGGTTGCCTCCACTTCGCCAGCGGCAGGACGACATCAAGTTATTGGCCGTACATTTCGCTGGCGACGACTGGCAGATCGAACCAAATGCGATGAAAGCGATCCAGAACTACAGTTGGCCAGGCAATGTGCGGCAACTGATCAATGCGATCGAACGCGCAAAGATTCTTGCGGACGACGAAGTCATAAAAGTGGGGAACCTTCCGGAGGTCGTCGCAAGCTGTGCGCCCGGTGAACCTGCGCCGGCCAGCGATTCGACCAGCGAGGCCGGTGACGACTTGGACTCAATCCAGAGAGTCCATATTGCTGAGTTGATGGCTCGCGAAGAAGGAAACAAGGCTCGCGTTGCCCGTTTGCTCGGCGTCAGTCGCCGCACTCTCTACCGCCTGCTGGAAAAGTACGAGATCCCGACGCAAGTCTCGCACTCGGACGCCGAGTAG
- a CDS encoding response regulator, producing the protein MTKSLRIAVADDEPEIRDFFKRFLPRLGHSVVGEACDGAQLVELCKAEQPDVVITDLAMPQMDGVSAITAIAACSKVPVIIVSSHDRPCEPCHPSVVAYLVKPIEGGELEEAILKAAESLTKECFDKAKCVSPSDQQ; encoded by the coding sequence GTGACCAAGTCCTTACGAATCGCAGTTGCCGACGACGAACCCGAGATTCGGGATTTCTTCAAGCGCTTCCTTCCTCGGCTAGGCCATAGTGTGGTCGGGGAAGCGTGTGACGGTGCGCAGCTCGTTGAACTCTGCAAAGCCGAACAGCCCGACGTGGTCATCACCGACCTTGCCATGCCGCAGATGGATGGTGTGTCAGCGATCACTGCGATAGCGGCCTGCTCTAAGGTACCCGTGATTATTGTCTCGTCACACGACCGCCCTTGTGAGCCGTGCCATCCGAGCGTCGTTGCTTATCTTGTCAAGCCGATTGAAGGTGGTGAATTGGAAGAGGCAATCCTGAAGGCAGCCGAGTCGTTGACGAAGGAGTGTTTCGACAAAGCCAAGTGCGTTTCACCATCCGATCAGCAGTAG
- a CDS encoding PAS domain-containing sensor histidine kinase, whose product MPTENALTSDATADPCQPANNLKAAAITGRDVLLHTIFQSVSECVKVFDKQGNFLAMNRAGLEMVEVDSFDEVEGESALAFIAPEYHAAMKSINSEVLKGHSGRAEYEVIGKKGGRRFVESQSVPLSDTSGEITGILSITRDMTPTRDAKIAIRESHERFRRMVEQLPAGAIAIEGEAVFFNRTTEEILGYSSDEIATLDDWFSLLYRERSDEVRQLYEADKVDGFPGRREIKVTCKSGEIKTVEFAGYVDRESEIWVLHDVTERKKAEEAVKLRERQLSTLMSNLPGAAYRCLNDEQWTMEFISDGCEQVCGYSANEITDGSPTWAEFMHPDDRERVWNEVQISLKEHRSFQFVYRIHHRSGQERFVWEQGQGVFASDGQLEAIEGFMTDITELEQTKQQLVQGERLAAMGKMLSALAHESRNALQRIQSGVEMLKFEFDEASESYEDLRRIAGAREDLQRLYDEMRSFAAPMNLQISDCDLSGIWKKAWTHLEPAWKPRAVRLIENTADSDPVLPVDSFRLEQVFRNLLENSLAACSDPIQIEIECVNSDVDGQPGVCVSLRDNGPGLTEEQRSRIFEAFFTTKHKGTGLGMAIAKRIVEAHRGTIEARNSSSGGAEFVLKIPRAKP is encoded by the coding sequence ATGCCAACTGAAAACGCTTTGACATCTGACGCAACTGCCGACCCGTGCCAGCCGGCAAACAACTTGAAAGCTGCCGCCATCACAGGTCGGGATGTGTTGCTGCACACGATCTTTCAGAGCGTCTCTGAATGCGTGAAGGTCTTCGACAAGCAGGGGAATTTTCTGGCGATGAATCGTGCCGGTCTAGAGATGGTCGAAGTGGACTCGTTTGATGAGGTGGAAGGTGAGTCTGCTCTTGCTTTCATAGCTCCCGAGTATCACGCAGCTATGAAATCAATTAACAGCGAAGTGCTGAAGGGGCACAGCGGACGCGCCGAATATGAAGTGATTGGTAAAAAGGGTGGACGCCGCTTTGTTGAAAGTCAATCCGTTCCGCTGTCCGACACCAGTGGTGAAATCACAGGGATTCTTAGTATCACGCGCGATATGACTCCCACGCGTGATGCGAAGATTGCGATCCGCGAAAGTCACGAACGATTTCGGCGCATGGTCGAACAACTTCCTGCCGGGGCGATTGCCATCGAGGGCGAGGCAGTTTTCTTCAACCGCACAACCGAGGAAATACTCGGTTATTCGTCGGATGAGATCGCGACGCTCGACGACTGGTTTTCACTGCTTTACCGCGAGCGAAGCGACGAAGTGCGTCAGTTGTACGAAGCCGACAAAGTCGATGGATTCCCGGGCCGACGGGAGATCAAGGTGACCTGCAAATCAGGCGAAATCAAGACGGTCGAGTTTGCGGGCTATGTCGATCGTGAAAGTGAAATATGGGTGCTTCACGATGTCACGGAACGCAAGAAAGCCGAAGAGGCGGTCAAACTGCGGGAACGGCAACTCTCAACGTTGATGAGCAACCTGCCGGGAGCTGCGTATCGGTGTCTCAATGACGAACAATGGACGATGGAGTTCATCAGCGATGGATGTGAACAAGTTTGTGGCTATTCGGCGAACGAGATCACCGACGGTTCGCCGACGTGGGCTGAGTTCATGCACCCCGACGATCGCGAAAGGGTTTGGAACGAAGTTCAAATTAGCTTGAAGGAGCACCGGTCATTTCAATTCGTCTATCGAATTCATCATCGAAGCGGGCAGGAACGTTTTGTCTGGGAGCAGGGGCAAGGAGTCTTTGCGTCAGACGGTCAGTTGGAAGCCATCGAGGGTTTCATGACGGACATCACTGAATTGGAGCAGACGAAACAACAGCTTGTTCAGGGTGAGCGACTAGCGGCCATGGGAAAGATGTTGTCCGCCCTGGCTCACGAAAGCCGAAACGCCTTGCAACGAATTCAGTCCGGCGTTGAGATGCTGAAGTTTGAGTTTGATGAAGCGTCCGAATCATACGAAGACCTGCGACGAATCGCGGGTGCCCGTGAAGACTTGCAGCGGTTGTACGACGAGATGCGAAGCTTTGCTGCGCCGATGAACCTGCAAATCTCTGACTGCGATCTGTCAGGGATCTGGAAAAAGGCGTGGACGCATCTCGAACCGGCGTGGAAGCCGCGCGCTGTTCGCTTGATCGAGAATACGGCTGACAGTGATCCGGTGCTTCCGGTCGACTCGTTTCGTCTGGAACAGGTGTTTCGGAACCTGCTGGAGAACTCGTTGGCCGCTTGCAGCGACCCAATCCAGATTGAAATTGAGTGTGTCAATTCTGACGTAGATGGCCAGCCGGGCGTGTGCGTCTCGTTGCGCGACAACGGCCCCGGACTGACCGAAGAGCAGAGAAGCCGTATTTTCGAGGCGTTTTTCACGACGAAGCACAAGGGAACCGGTCTGGGCATGGCGATTGCAAAAAGGATCGTCGAGGCCCATCGTGGAACAATCGAAGCACGCAATTCGTCGAGCGGTGGTGCCGAATTTGTTTTGAAAATTCCGAGAGCCAAACCGTGA
- a CDS encoding peroxiredoxin-like family protein, whose protein sequence is MLKPQAKVPNLTVKTVGGPDWALSEQSPEHFTFVFFYRGYHCPICRKYLGSIDRKLDELASLGINAVAISSDSKERATRSKEEWRIQNLPIGYDLSIVEARTWGLYVSKAIKPDEPEIFSEPGLFIVRPDNELYAASIQSMPFTRPSIDELIAGFRYIVDNDYPGRGEA, encoded by the coding sequence ATGCTCAAACCACAAGCAAAAGTCCCTAACCTGACCGTTAAGACCGTCGGTGGCCCCGATTGGGCACTAAGCGAACAGTCGCCGGAACACTTCACCTTCGTCTTCTTCTATCGCGGTTATCACTGCCCGATCTGTCGCAAGTATCTGGGTAGCATCGACCGCAAACTGGACGAACTGGCGTCACTCGGTATCAACGCGGTCGCGATCAGCAGCGATTCCAAAGAACGAGCGACCCGAAGCAAAGAAGAATGGAGAATTCAAAATCTCCCGATCGGCTACGACCTATCGATCGTAGAAGCCCGCACGTGGGGACTCTACGTTTCCAAAGCCATCAAGCCGGACGAACCTGAAATCTTCAGCGAACCGGGCCTCTTCATCGTTCGGCCGGACAATGAGTTGTACGCGGCATCAATCCAATCGATGCCATTTACCAGACCGAGCATCGACGAACTGATTGCCGGGTTCAGGTACATCGTCGACAATGACTACCCGGGGCGCGGCGAGGCATGA
- a CDS encoding SDR family oxidoreductase, translating to MKILVAGSRGAVGRLLIDKLIERGHEVTGMVRSESQRDVLLQTGARAVLADVSHKETLDAAIAGQDAVVFAAGSKGKAVEAVDRDGAIHLCDAANSAGAHRFVLLSSIYAGRPEQGPENLRRYLHAKHEADEYVAASGLDYTILRPGYLNDEPGTAKIQTGDAFDGTDAQISREDVAEVIAASLAEPKTVGSAFEFINGETPIADALKTL from the coding sequence ATGAAGATTCTTGTCGCCGGATCGCGGGGAGCAGTCGGTCGATTGCTCATCGACAAGCTCATTGAGAGGGGGCATGAAGTGACCGGGATGGTTCGATCTGAATCCCAGAGGGATGTCCTGCTGCAAACCGGCGCCCGCGCGGTATTGGCAGATGTCTCACATAAAGAGACTCTCGATGCCGCGATTGCGGGACAAGATGCGGTCGTGTTCGCCGCTGGCTCCAAAGGAAAGGCGGTTGAAGCAGTCGATCGAGACGGTGCGATCCATCTCTGCGATGCTGCGAACAGCGCAGGAGCTCACCGCTTCGTATTGCTCAGTTCCATTTATGCGGGTCGACCTGAGCAGGGTCCGGAAAACCTGCGACGGTATCTGCACGCCAAGCACGAAGCGGATGAGTATGTGGCAGCCAGCGGGCTCGACTACACGATCCTGCGCCCGGGCTATCTCAATGATGAGCCGGGCACAGCCAAGATTCAGACTGGAGACGCTTTTGATGGCACCGACGCCCAAATCAGTCGCGAAGACGTGGCTGAAGTCATCGCCGCGTCACTTGCAGAACCAAAAACGGTCGGTTCGGCGTTCGAGTTCATCAATGGCGAAACGCCAATCGCCGACGCTTTGAAAACTTTGTGA
- the ahr gene encoding NADPH-dependent aldehyde reductase Ahr yields the protein MTVKAYAVTKAKGEFEPFEFELGDIDPYEVDISVESCGICHSDLSMVDDEWGMAQFPLVPGHEVIGKVSAVGDHVTHVKVGDRVGLGWHAGYCMMCDECMSGDHNLCSDAEPTIAGRHGGFADTVRAKAPSVIKIPDALDAGEAGPLLCGGIAVFNPMVQAGLSPTDSVGVIGIGGLGHMGLKFAAAWGCHVTAFTSESKRQEALDMGAHDTINSRDPEAIKSAAGRFDLVLSTVNVPLDWNAVLATLKPRGRLMMPGAVTEPLDINVLPDMMFKQLSVGSSPVGAPVVIRQMLDFAARHNVAPVNEHFPMSKVNDAFEHLRSGKARYRIVLDRD from the coding sequence ATGACCGTCAAAGCATATGCCGTCACGAAAGCCAAGGGAGAGTTTGAACCATTTGAGTTTGAACTTGGCGACATCGACCCCTACGAAGTGGACATCAGCGTCGAATCATGCGGCATCTGCCACAGCGACTTGAGCATGGTGGACGACGAGTGGGGGATGGCTCAGTTTCCGCTCGTTCCCGGTCACGAGGTCATCGGGAAAGTGTCAGCCGTGGGCGATCATGTGACCCACGTGAAAGTCGGCGACCGCGTTGGCCTTGGCTGGCATGCAGGCTATTGCATGATGTGCGACGAATGCATGAGCGGCGACCACAACCTCTGCAGCGACGCCGAGCCGACGATCGCGGGAAGACATGGCGGCTTTGCCGATACCGTTCGTGCGAAAGCTCCCAGCGTCATCAAGATTCCGGATGCGTTGGATGCGGGCGAAGCCGGGCCGCTGCTGTGTGGCGGCATCGCTGTCTTCAATCCCATGGTCCAAGCTGGGTTGTCTCCAACGGACAGCGTGGGCGTCATCGGCATCGGCGGACTGGGCCACATGGGCCTGAAGTTCGCTGCCGCGTGGGGGTGCCACGTAACCGCATTCACTTCCGAGTCAAAGCGTCAGGAAGCGCTCGACATGGGAGCACACGACACCATCAACTCACGCGACCCTGAAGCGATCAAATCCGCAGCGGGCAGATTCGACCTTGTGTTGTCCACGGTCAACGTTCCGCTCGACTGGAATGCGGTCCTCGCAACCTTGAAGCCACGCGGTCGTCTGATGATGCCCGGAGCCGTCACTGAACCACTCGATATCAACGTGCTGCCGGACATGATGTTCAAGCAGCTCTCGGTTGGCTCGTCGCCGGTCGGAGCGCCAGTCGTCATCCGCCAGATGCTCGACTTTGCCGCTCGGCACAACGTCGCTCCGGTCAACGAGCACTTCCCGATGAGCAAAGTCAACGACGCTTTTGAGCATCTGCGCAGCGGAAAGGCTCGATATCGAATTGTTCTGGATCGTGATTGA
- a CDS encoding NAD-dependent succinate-semialdehyde dehydrogenase: MATATATAKKNELKSVNPFNGEVLKTYEEMTPEQVDAAIAKADAAYREWRETSFEHRAGILRRVAELLRERREELATIMTLEMGKKIEDARPEIDLCATIFDYYADNGERILVPTEYDTAEGKGTLVNQPLGIVYGIQPWNFPFYQPSRVAAPQLIAGNVVLTKHASNVPQSAEAFDQLLKDAGVPEGVHTNLQLSARNAGSIIDDDRVVGVAFTGSNKGGAAVAEQAGRNVKKTVMELGGVDPFIVLNDADMDATIERFMIGKLLCTGQICIAAKRIILDESIAEEFLDRAVKLFAELKPGDPLDESTGYGPVCTEKAAIQLEDQINKSVEAGAKILVGGKRNGAFIEPTIMTDIPKGSPADCEELFGPVAIIHIAKDEEDAIRIANDSDFGLGGSVHTNDLERGRRVAERIESGTCFVNQISWTYASMPMGGVKKSGYGRELADLGIKEFVNQKLISVFDKDHTGL; the protein is encoded by the coding sequence ATGGCGACAGCCACAGCAACAGCAAAGAAGAACGAACTGAAGTCCGTCAACCCATTCAATGGTGAAGTGCTTAAGACCTACGAAGAGATGACGCCAGAACAGGTCGACGCCGCGATCGCGAAGGCAGATGCGGCGTATCGCGAATGGCGCGAGACCAGCTTCGAGCATCGGGCCGGTATTCTTCGCCGTGTCGCCGAATTGCTTCGCGAGCGTCGCGAGGAACTGGCAACCATCATGACGCTGGAGATGGGCAAGAAGATTGAAGACGCACGCCCTGAGATTGACCTTTGTGCCACGATCTTCGACTACTACGCAGACAATGGTGAGAGAATTCTCGTTCCGACGGAATACGACACAGCGGAAGGCAAAGGTACTCTTGTCAACCAGCCTCTGGGCATCGTCTACGGCATTCAGCCTTGGAACTTCCCGTTCTATCAGCCGTCGCGCGTGGCTGCTCCGCAGTTGATCGCGGGCAACGTTGTTCTCACTAAGCACGCCTCAAACGTGCCGCAGTCTGCCGAGGCATTTGACCAGTTGCTCAAGGATGCCGGAGTACCCGAGGGAGTTCATACGAATCTGCAACTCTCTGCTCGCAACGCCGGGAGCATCATTGACGACGACCGCGTCGTGGGCGTCGCCTTCACCGGGAGCAACAAGGGCGGAGCCGCAGTTGCCGAACAGGCCGGCCGCAACGTCAAGAAGACCGTGATGGAACTTGGCGGTGTTGATCCCTTTATCGTGCTTAACGACGCCGATATGGACGCAACCATCGAGCGGTTCATGATCGGTAAACTGCTGTGCACGGGCCAAATCTGCATCGCCGCCAAGCGAATTATTCTCGACGAATCAATCGCTGAAGAGTTCCTCGATCGCGCGGTTAAACTCTTCGCCGAACTCAAGCCGGGCGATCCGCTGGATGAGTCGACTGGCTACGGCCCGGTTTGCACCGAGAAAGCGGCCATCCAACTCGAAGACCAGATCAACAAATCGGTCGAAGCCGGCGCCAAGATCCTCGTCGGTGGCAAGCGTAACGGCGCGTTCATCGAGCCGACCATCATGACCGACATCCCGAAGGGATCTCCCGCAGACTGTGAAGAGCTGTTTGGTCCCGTCGCCATCATCCACATCGCCAAGGACGAAGAGGATGCAATCCGCATCGCGAACGACAGTGACTTCGGTTTGGGCGGCTCAGTCCACACCAACGACCTCGAGCGCGGACGCCGTGTTGCGGAACGGATCGAGTCGGGCACGTGCTTTGTCAATCAGATTTCGTGGACCTACGCCAGCATGCCGATGGGCGGCGTGAAGAAGTCCGGTTACGGCCGCGAACTCGCAGACCTCGGCATCAAAGAATTCGTGAATCAGAAGCTGATCAGCGTCTTCGACAAGGACCACACTGGTTTGTAA
- a CDS encoding FMN-dependent NADH-azoreductase translates to MSKLLHIESSPRKERSHSISAAKEFIEGYKAANPNDEVETWDLWAEPLPEFDGKVLDAKYRILHGQDHTDDEAEAWNRIVSVFERFNSADKYLISLPMWNFGIPYKLKHLIDVITQPGLAFSFSPESGYTGLVTGKPVAVAYARGGAYGSDETKGMDFQKTYIEILLGFIGFTDVKSIVVEPTLAAPEQIESASAAARDEARRISAAF, encoded by the coding sequence ATGAGCAAACTCCTTCACATCGAATCGTCACCACGCAAGGAACGATCGCACTCAATCTCAGCAGCCAAAGAGTTCATCGAAGGCTACAAGGCCGCGAATCCCAACGACGAAGTGGAAACGTGGGATTTGTGGGCCGAGCCGCTGCCTGAATTCGACGGCAAGGTACTGGATGCCAAGTACAGGATACTGCACGGCCAAGACCATACCGACGACGAAGCCGAGGCGTGGAACCGAATCGTCAGTGTGTTTGAGCGATTCAACTCGGCGGACAAGTATCTCATCAGCCTTCCGATGTGGAACTTCGGCATTCCTTACAAACTCAAGCACCTCATCGACGTGATCACTCAGCCGGGCCTCGCCTTTTCGTTCTCTCCCGAAAGCGGCTACACCGGATTGGTTACAGGAAAGCCGGTTGCTGTCGCCTACGCTCGCGGCGGCGCCTACGGCAGCGACGAAACGAAAGGCATGGATTTCCAGAAGACCTACATAGAGATTCTGCTCGGATTCATTGGCTTCACGGATGTGAAGTCCATCGTTGTGGAACCGACACTCGCCGCCCCGGAACAAATCGAATCCGCGAGCGCCGCAGCTCGTGATGAGGCGAGACGAATCTCAGCAGCTTTCTAA
- a CDS encoding pirin family protein: protein MITVRKANDRGHADHGWLDTNHTFSFASYHDPQHMGFRSLRVMNEDRVAPGKGFGTHGHDNMEIISYVLSGALEHKDSMGNGEVLRPGEFQRISAGSGITHSEFNPSSEEPVHFYQIWLVPNVRDIEPSYQQREFDEDEKLNRLRMVASPDGDDGSLSIHTDAKVYLSKLEAGNQVGFDLEPSRHGWLQVLSGSVAVSGHQLSTSDGAAITNEDSLSIVASEDAEIMLFDLA, encoded by the coding sequence ATGATTACCGTCCGCAAAGCAAACGATCGTGGCCACGCAGATCATGGATGGCTCGACACCAATCACACGTTCTCGTTTGCGAGTTACCACGACCCGCAGCACATGGGCTTTCGCAGCCTGCGGGTGATGAACGAAGACCGAGTTGCTCCGGGAAAGGGCTTTGGCACACACGGTCACGACAACATGGAAATCATCTCCTACGTGTTGTCCGGAGCCTTGGAGCACAAAGACAGCATGGGCAACGGTGAAGTGCTCCGGCCCGGCGAGTTCCAGCGCATCTCGGCCGGTTCGGGCATCACGCACAGTGAATTCAATCCGTCGTCCGAAGAACCGGTTCACTTCTACCAAATCTGGCTCGTGCCGAACGTCCGTGACATCGAACCCAGCTACCAACAGCGTGAGTTCGACGAAGACGAGAAGCTGAACCGCCTACGAATGGTCGCCTCACCCGATGGAGACGACGGTTCCTTGTCGATTCACACCGACGCCAAGGTGTATCTGTCGAAGCTCGAAGCCGGAAACCAAGTCGGCTTCGATCTTGAGCCCAGTCGGCACGGCTGGCTTCAAGTCCTTTCCGGCTCGGTCGCCGTCAGCGGACATCAGCTCTCGACGAGCGATGGTGCCGCGATCACCAATGAAGACTCGTTATCGATCGTCGCGTCTGAGGACGCGGAGATCATGCTTTTTGACCTGGCCTAA
- a CDS encoding DoxX family protein, translated as MNESLKAPLTVVGRVMLATIFLMSALGNKIPNFSGTVDYMSGNDVPAPSIMLVGAIVFLLAGGISLVLGFKARIGASLLVVFLILATYYFHDFWTHAPDSQEFQMQMIQFMKNLGLMGAMLMIVANGPGPGSLDNCKSSKSEGDTQ; from the coding sequence ATGAACGAAAGCTTGAAAGCTCCGCTGACAGTGGTCGGCCGTGTGATGCTGGCGACCATTTTCCTGATGAGTGCCCTCGGGAACAAGATTCCCAACTTTTCGGGAACTGTTGATTACATGTCGGGCAATGACGTTCCAGCTCCAAGCATCATGCTCGTCGGGGCGATCGTGTTCTTGCTGGCTGGCGGCATTTCGCTCGTGCTGGGATTCAAGGCCCGCATCGGCGCATCGCTGTTGGTCGTGTTTCTGATTCTCGCGACGTACTACTTCCACGACTTCTGGACGCACGCACCTGACTCACAGGAGTTTCAGATGCAGATGATCCAGTTCATGAAAAACCTCGGACTCATGGGCGCGATGTTGATGATCGTGGCCAACGGCCCCGGTCCCGGAAGTCTTGACAACTGCAAGAGTTCCAAATCAGAAGGAGATACGCAATGA